Below is a genomic region from Rhodospirillum centenum SW.
GAGCGGCTGCGGGAAGCGGCGCATCGCCGCCCCTTCCCGCGGCGGGCCGGACGCTCCCGCGGCCATCGTGACCGACCGGAGGGGGAAGCGTCCGGGCATATTCTACGGGATAATTATGGTATATATGGAAAATAACCCACTGACTTTGATATTCCAATTGACAGGACGGTCGCCCACGGTGAAATGTTGAGGTGACCCTGGAGCCGGAAGACCGGACATCCCCGGGTCCGCGGGAATTTGACGGAGCAGCTTGCGCCGCGACACCAAACGCTAAAGCGCCACGAAGGCCCTTCGTGGTTCTCCGGACCTGACGCAAGGGTATAGCCATGACCGCCGCTCCCGTCCCTGCCCCGCTCGTCTCCCGCCGGCCCTCCCCCAGGGTGACCGGCCGGTCCTGCTGCTGTAGCGGCTGCCGGCACGCCTGACCCGCACAGGGCCGGGCCGTTCCGGAGCGTCCGTCCCGCGCCCTCCGGCGCCGGACCGACGCCGCATCCCGACATCACCAGCACAGATGCGCCCGACCCGCAGGCATGCGGGCCGGCATGGGGGGTCTCATGGCAGACGCCGTCGTCATCCAGTTCGACCACATCACGGTCGGCATCGCCGTCGCCGAGGGCGAGGGCTTCCGCTTCTTCGCTTCGGACGTGCGCTATTACGGTCTGGAGAACCGCTTCTTCCCGGACACCCAGGCCATCAGCCGGGCCTGCCGTGCGATCCGGTCGCCGGCGGCGGCACGGTCCGCGGCAGCCCCGGCCGACCGCCCGGTCCGGTCCACGCCATCCCAGGGAAGGGCCCGGCAACCGGCGCCCGGTTCCGAAGAAGCGGCCCTGCCATCCCGCATCGGCCTCCGGCAGGAGACCGGTGGCCCGCTGCCGTCGCGGGGGCGGTCGCCCCTGCCCCGGCTGCCCGACGGGCGCTCCGGTCAGGCGAGCAGGGCCAGCAGCGCCACGGGCGCCAGCGCCGCCCCGTAGAGGGCGAGCCGGGGCCGGTAGGCCAGGACTCCGGCCAGGACCGTGGCCGCGATGGCGGCGCTGCCCGACCAGAGGGTCAGACCCGTGCCCCAGCCCCAGCCCTCCACCCCGATGGCGGCGGAGAGGAGCAGCAGAGCCGATCCCGCGAGGGTCCCGGGGCGGTGCAGCCGGCGGGGCAGCGGCCGGGTCAGGAGCTGCGCCCCGTGGCGGTCCATGGTCAGGGCCAGCAGCACGAAGCCGGCGAAGGCGGTCAGCAGCAGGGCGATGAACATGGGCTCCTCCTACTCCGCCGCCACCGGGGCGGGCTGGTCTTCCCGCCGCGCCGGCCCGGCCCGGCCAGCCTTCCGCGTCGGGTCGTGGCGGTGCATCTTCCAGGCGGCGACGGCGAACAGGGCCGCCAGTCCCAGCATGGTCAGGTCGAACCCGGCCAGGAGCCAGCGCCCGGCGGCCAGGGTGTCGATCAGGGTGAAGGGTGTGGTCAGGGCATTCAGCACCGGCAGCAGGGCCAGCAGCGCGGCGGCGGCGGCCAACTGCTCCACCCAGGCCCGCTTCAGCGGGCGCAGCAGCGGGTGCAGGAAGGTCAGCAGCCAGACCAGGAAGAAGACGTTGATCTCCCACCCGGCACGGTCGGGCAGATCCACCGGCAGCAGCCGGTTGGCCCAGAAATGCGCGGCGATCGCCACCGGCATGCCGGCCACGGCACCGACATTCAGATTTGCCACCAGCCGGTGACCGAACGGGGCGGGGGCGTCACGCCTCTGCGCCGCCCGCTTCACCGACCACAGGACCAGCCCCGTCGCCACCATCAGGGTGCCGCCGACCCCGGCCAGGAAATAGACCCAGCGCAGCAGCGGATCGGCGAAACGCCCGCGGTGCAGGCTGTTCAGCGAGGCGGCGACGGCGCGCGCGGCACTGCGCTCCGGCGTGCCCACCGATTCCAGCAGGGTCCCGCTGCGGGCATCGAAGCGCATCCGCGTGGCACCCCCGCCGCCGCCTTCCAGCAGGCTTGGATTGTAGCGTGGCGCCAGTTCCAGCACGGGCCGCGGCCCGGCCGGGTCGCTCACGACGAAACGGCCGACCGGCTGGCCCCAGGCCACTTCCGCCGCCGCCAGCATCGGCGCCAGCGGGGCGAAGCGGGAACCGGGTTCCACCTCCGGCGCGGGTCCGGCGGCCACCGTGGCGGGCTGACCGCCGCGCCCCTGCACCCCGGCCGCCAGATTGCCCCAGGGCATCAGCGTGCCGGCCAGCAGCACGAGACCCGAGAAGGTGATCATGACATGGAAGGGCAGCGACAGCACCGCCGTCACATTGTGGGCATCGAGCCAGGAACGCTGCCCCTTGCCGGGGCGGAAGGTGAAGAAGTCGGTGAAGATCTTCTTGTGCGTGATGACGCCGGAAACGATGGCGACGAACATCGCCATGGTGGCGATGCCGACGATCCAGCGTCCCCAGGTCCGGGGCATGGCGTACAGCTCGAAATGGAAATGGTAGAGGAATTCCCCGCCCGAGGTCTCACGCGGGGTCAGCAGCGCCCCCGTTCCGGCATCCATGTGGCGGCCGGACATGCGGCGGCCGCGCATCTCCCCCTGCCCGGCCTCCCGCCAGAGCAGGCGCACGGACTCCGTCCGGTCGGACGGCAGGATCACGGACCAGAGGGCGGCGGTGGGGGCAAGCTCGGCGACCTTGGCCAGCGCCCGCTCGGGAGTCTCCGCATCCGGGATCGACCCGTGCAGCTCCGGCTGCATCCACCAGGTGATCTCGTCCCGGAAGAAGGAATAGGTGCCGGTCAGGAAGACGGCATAGAGCAGCCAGCCGAGGATCAGGCCGGACCAGCCATGCAGCCAGGAATTGACCTGGCGGAAACCCGGAACCATGGCGCCTCACCGCAGCAGGAGGAAAAGAGCCAGCAACAGGGCCGCCGGCAGCAGGATGCCCACCCAGGCCCGGCGCGGGCTGGCGGCGGCGAAGGCCCAGATGATGGCGGCCGTATAGACCAGGAAGGAGAGCATGGTGGCAGCCAGGGCCGCGTCCGCCTTCTCCCCCGGCAGCAGCACGGCGAGACAGGCCGCCGACGCGGCGGCCAGCCCGTAGCCGGCCAGGATGCCGGCCACGCTGCGCGACAGCACCTCAAGGCGCGAGCGCCCCCCGAAGCCGGGCTTCCGCCGACCCGGCGCCGGCGTTGACGTCGTCGTCGTCCGGGCCGTCATTTCACCCCTCCGGCAAAGCCGGCGGCGAAGCGCAGGGCCGGCGGCAGGGAGGCCGCGAGCGCCTCGCCATGCGACAGGCCGGGGAACTCGATGACATCCACCGACAGGTCCGGCAGGGCCCGCAGCCGCGCCGCCATCTGCGGCAGCGCGTCGGCCGGGAAGCCCTCCCGTCCCGGTGGTGGCGCCTGCCGCACGGCATCGGCGCCCCCGTCGGGACGCGGTCCCTCCCTTCTGCGCCCCTCCCTTCTGAGCCCTTCTGCCCCGCCGCGGGTCAGCAGCAGGCGGGCGGGGGCGCCCGTGAAGCGCGCCTCTTCGGAGAGGATGAACCCGTCCTGCCACCAGAGCGACGGACTGGCGGCGATGTAGGTGGAGAACCGGTCGGGCCGGGTGAACAGGCAGTGCAGCGTGAAAAGACCCCCATAGGAATGGCCCCAGAGGGCCTGGCGCGCCGGATCGACGGCCGCGAGGGCGCCTACCCGGGGCTTGATCTCCGCCTCGATCAGGTCGAGGAAGGCGTCGGCCCCGCCGCCCCGGCGGCCGCGCTCGCGGTTCTCCCAGGTCTCCCCGGACAGCGAGGTCGGCGGGGTGTAGTCGAAGGCCCGCGCCACCACGTCGAAGCGCCGGTCGGTCTCGTAGCCGATGGCGACCAGCACGGGCGGGCCGCCACGGTCGAGGTCCTCCAGCAGCGGCTCCGTGAGCACCCCCAGGGCCGCGTTCCCGTCCAGCATGTGCAGCACCGGATACCCAGCCGCCGGCGCGGGACGCCGGGGCACGCCCACGGTGACGCGGTAGCGCCGCCCGCCGTCGCGGGAGACGAGGCCGATCCTCTCGAAACGGTAGAAGGTCGAGCCCCGGTCGGCGATCGTCGGGTCCATCGGCCGGCTGAGGTCGGGCTGGGCGATGGCGGGACCCGCGGCCAGCAGGGCGGCGAGGCCCCCCAGCACGCTCCGCCGGTCGGGAAGGGATGCGATGTCCATGAAGGGAAGCCTTCGGGAGAACAGGAACC
It encodes:
- a CDS encoding DUF3325 domain-containing protein — translated: MFIALLLTAFAGFVLLALTMDRHGAQLLTRPLPRRLHRPGTLAGSALLLLSAAIGVEGWGWGTGLTLWSGSAAIAATVLAGVLAYRPRLALYGAALAPVALLALLA
- a CDS encoding PepSY-associated TM helix domain-containing protein, coding for MVPGFRQVNSWLHGWSGLILGWLLYAVFLTGTYSFFRDEITWWMQPELHGSIPDAETPERALAKVAELAPTAALWSVILPSDRTESVRLLWREAGQGEMRGRRMSGRHMDAGTGALLTPRETSGGEFLYHFHFELYAMPRTWGRWIVGIATMAMFVAIVSGVITHKKIFTDFFTFRPGKGQRSWLDAHNVTAVLSLPFHVMITFSGLVLLAGTLMPWGNLAAGVQGRGGQPATVAAGPAPEVEPGSRFAPLAPMLAAAEVAWGQPVGRFVVSDPAGPRPVLELAPRYNPSLLEGGGGGATRMRFDARSGTLLESVGTPERSAARAVAASLNSLHRGRFADPLLRWVYFLAGVGGTLMVATGLVLWSVKRAAQRRDAPAPFGHRLVANLNVGAVAGMPVAIAAHFWANRLLPVDLPDRAGWEINVFFLVWLLTFLHPLLRPLKRAWVEQLAAAAALLALLPVLNALTTPFTLIDTLAAGRWLLAGFDLTMLGLAALFAVAAWKMHRHDPTRKAGRAGPARREDQPAPVAAE
- a CDS encoding DUF3649 domain-containing protein, encoding MTARTTTTSTPAPGRRKPGFGGRSRLEVLSRSVAGILAGYGLAAASAACLAVLLPGEKADAALAATMLSFLVYTAAIIWAFAAASPRRAWVGILLPAALLLALFLLLR
- a CDS encoding alpha/beta hydrolase; its protein translation is MDIASLPDRRSVLGGLAALLAAGPAIAQPDLSRPMDPTIADRGSTFYRFERIGLVSRDGGRRYRVTVGVPRRPAPAAGYPVLHMLDGNAALGVLTEPLLEDLDRGGPPVLVAIGYETDRRFDVVARAFDYTPPTSLSGETWENRERGRRGGGADAFLDLIEAEIKPRVGALAAVDPARQALWGHSYGGLFTLHCLFTRPDRFSTYIAASPSLWWQDGFILSEEARFTGAPARLLLTRGGAEGLRREGRRREGPRPDGGADAVRQAPPPGREGFPADALPQMAARLRALPDLSVDVIEFPGLSHGEALAASLPPALRFAAGFAGGVK